In Actinoplanes octamycinicus, the genomic window CCACCGCGGCGGTGAACGCGGCGGTCCAGCCGGAGCCGGTGCCGACCCACCAGCCGAGCGTCGCCGCGGCCAGGGCGATGACGATCGGCACGAAGATCCCGGAGATCCGGTCGGCGAGCCGCTGCACCGGCGCCTTGCCGGTCTGCGCCTGCTCGACCAGTGTCGCCATCTGGGCCAGCTGGGTGTCGGCGCCGATCCGGGTGGCCCGCACGATCAGCCGGCCGCCGGCGTTGACGGTCGCGCCGACCACGGTGTCGCCGGGTTTGACCTCGACCGGCACCGACTCGCCGGTGAGCATGCTGGCGTCGACCGCCGACACGCCGTCCTCGACGACGCCGTCGGTGGCGATCTTCTCGCCCGGCCGGGCCAGGAACCGGTCCCCCACCGCCAGCTCGGCGATCGGGATCCGGCGCTCGGCGCCGTCGCGCAGCACGGTGACGTCCTTGGCGCCGAGTTCGAGAAGGGCACGCAGGGCGGCGCCGGCCCGGCGCTTGGAGCGGGCCTCGAAGTAGCGCCCGGCCAGGATGAACGTGGTCACCCCGGCGGCCGCCTCCAGGTAGATGGCGCCGGTGCCGTCGCCGCGGCCGATCGCGAACTCGAACGGATGCGTCATCCCGGGCGTGCCGGCCGTACCGAAGAACAACGCCCAGACCGACCAGCCGAAGGCGGCCAGGGTGCCGAGCGAGACGAGCGTGTCCATGGTGGCGGCGCCGTGCCGCAGGTTGGTCCAGGCCGCCCGGTGGAAGGGCAGCCCGCCGTAGACGACGACCGGCGCGGCCAGGGTCAGCGACAGCCATTGCCAGTAGTCGAATTGCCAGGCCGGCACCATCGCCAGCAGCACCACCGGGACGCTCAGGACCACCGAGACCCAAAGTCGGGTACGGGCATCGCGCAGCTCGTCGACGGGCTGCGCCGCCTCGGCCGGGTCGGTGCCGCCGGTCGCGGGCGGCGGCGGCAGCGCGGCGGTGTAGCCGGTCTTCTCCACCGTGGCGATCAGGTCGTCGGTGCTGACCGAGTCCGCGTAGCTGATCGACGCCTTCTCGGTGGCGTAGTTGACGGTGGCGGTGACGCCGTCGAGGCGGTTCAGCTTCTTCTCGATGCGGGCGGCGCAGGAGGCGCAGGTCATCCCACCGATCGACAGTTCGATCTGGTTCGGGGCCACCTTGAGGGTCATCGGTGTCCTCCTATTCGTGGGTGTGACCGTCGGAGCCGTGCCCGGACGGGGTCGGGGTGGCGGTCGCGGCCGCCGGTGGCGTGCTGATCGGCGCGCCGGCCACCGCGGTGAACTCGGCCGTGCGCACCTTCCCATCATGCTGGAAGTCCAGGTAGAGCCGGTAGGCACCGGTTGACGGGACCTCGGCGTGGAAGACCACCTCGGGCCCGGCCTGGGTGCGGCCGTCGCCCGGCTCGCCGTCCGGGTGGACGTGCAGGTAGGCCAGGTCGCCGTCGCGCAGCGCGACCAGGTGCCCGTAGGCGCCGAGGTAGGGCTGCAGGTCGGTGACCGGGCGGCCGTCCTTGCTGACCGACAGGGTCAGCCGGGACGAGGCCCCGGGGGTGAGCTCGCCGCCCAGCGTCACGGTGTAACCGTCGACGGTGGCGGTGCGGGCGGCCGCGGGCAGCGGGACCGGCCGGTAATCGCCCGGGGCCGGCACATCGGCGCCGAGGGTGAGCCCGTCGTGCCCGACGGGCTGGAAGTCGGCGAACACCCGGTACTGCCCCGGGGCCGGCACCGCGAGGGGGATGGACCAGGTGCCGTCGGCGGCCAGCCGCGGGTGCACGTGCTGGAAGCCGGCCAGGTCGCGGCGGACCACGATCAGGTGCAGGTCCTTGTCGTGGCTGGTGGTGTAGCCGGTGACCGGCTTGCTGTCCGGCCCGGTGATCTGGAACCGGAACTCGCGCGGCGCGCCGGTGGCGAGGGTGGCGGTGAGCGGGGTGAGCCGGTAACCGTCCTGGCTGATCTGCAGCCCGGCCGGCAGGGCGGTGGCCGGCCCGGCCGCGGTGGCAGCGGCGGCGTGGCCGCCGTGGGTCGGGGCCGGGGCGGCGGCCGGGGTGTGGCCGACCGTGCGGCCGAGGCCGAGGGCGGCCGTGAAGACGGCCGCCAGCCCGATCCCGAAGCCGCCCAGCTTCGCAACGGTGTTCATCTCCTACCTCGCCAGCTCGTAGCCGGCCTCGTCGACGGCCGCGGCGACCGCGGCCTGGTCGAGGGGCTGGTCGCTGGTGACGGTGACCGCGCCGGAGGGCAGGTCGACCTGGACGGCGCTCACGCCGGGCAGCTGCCCGATCTCGGTGCTGACCGAGGTCACGCAGTGCGAGCAGGTCATGCCGGTCACGGTGTAGGTCTGGGTCGCCATCTCGTCTCTCCTGTCTCGGGCTTCTGCCATCAGCCTATACCCATACCCCCCATGGGTATCAAGCGGACGCGCGATGGCGCGGCTCACAGATCGCTTCAGCCGGCCGTCAGGACTGGCGGCTGCGGCCGTAGTGACGCGCTGCCTTGGCCCGGTTGCCGCAACCGGTCATCGAGCACCAGCGGCGCGCCCCGTTCTTCGTGGTGTCGTAGAAGTGCAGGATGCACTGGTCGTTGGCGCAGGCGCGGATCCGGTGCGGGTTCTCGCGCAGCAGCTCGAGGTAGTTGTCGACGGCCAGCCACGCCGGTCGCCAGGCCGGGTCATCCGTCTCCAGGTCGTCGACCGGCACGCCGCCGGCCAGCCGCCGGCGGATCCGCCCGCGGGCCAGCACCTCGTTGGCGGCCGAGGCGTCACCGTCCCCGGCGACCAGGTCGAGCAGCGCGTCCCGGGCGGTGCGCACCGCGGCCAGGGCGGCCTCGTCGGCGGCGCAGCGGTCGGCCAGCCCGGCGCCGGTCAGCCAGATGGTGAGCCCGGCCACATCGGTGAGCAGGTCCTGGCGGCCACCCGCGTCGATCCACCGCGTGTTGACCAGGTCGAGGGCGAGCGGCTCGCCGATCAACGGCCGGGGATCACCCTGCATCTCTAACTCCCTAAACACGGTTAGCCGGTTGCACGCCGCCGACTAACCACCTAACCTCGTTTTGAAGGTTAGCGCGGCGTTCGGAGGCGTTCATGAGTACTGCTGCGACCTATCATCGCGGCGAGCACGCCGTACAGAAGCGGGTGGGTCTCGACGGGCCGGCGGGCAACGCGGTGCGCGGCATCCGGGACGCGGTGCCGGCGGTCGCGGCGGAGTTCCTGGCCGAGCAGCCGGCGGTCTTCCTGGGCGCGGCCGACCGGGCCGGGCGGATCTGGTCCACGATGCTCACCGGCGAGCCGGGCTTCCTGTCCGCGCCGCGGGCCGACCTGGTCGTCGTCCGGAACCGGCCCGAGGCGCCGGATCCGCTGGCCGAGGCGCTGGCCGGACCGGCCCGGCTCGGCATGATCGCGATCGAGCCGGCGACCCGGCGCCGGATGCGGATCAACGGGCGCAGCCGGCCGTACCGTCAAGGGTTGGCGATCGAGATCGAGCAGGTCATCGCGAACTGCCCGAAGTACATCCAGAAGCGCAGCCCGGAAGCGGTCGCCGCCGGTCCGGCCCGGCTGGTGGCCCGCGGCGCCGCGCTGACCGACCGGCAGCGGGCGGTGGTGGAAGCGGCGGACACCTTCTTCGTCAGCACCGCCGCCGACGACGGCGCCGCCGACACCTCGCACCGCGGCGGCCGGCCCGGTTTCGTCCGGGTGACGTCGCCGACCCGGCTCAGCTGGCCGGACTATCTCGGCAACGCGATGTTCCTGACCCTGGGCAACCTGGAGCTCAACCCGGCCGCCGGCCTGCTCTTCCCGGACTGGTCGACCGGCGGCCTGCTGCACCTGTCCGGCACCGCGGCGGTCGACTACTCGCCGGACCGGGCCGCCCGGGTGCCCGGCGCGCAACGCCTCGTCGACTTCACCGTCACCGACGTCGTCGAGGTCACCGGCGGCAGTCCACTGCGGTGGAGCGCACCGGAACCGTCCCGATTCAACCCACCCACCAGCACGGAGGTTCATCCGCGATGATGCAGACCGGCCACCTCGGCCTCAACGTCACCGATCTCTCCAGGTCCGTCGACTTCTACCGCCGTGTGTTCGGCTTCGAGGTGATCCGCGGCGAGGAGTCGTTCGCCTTCCTCGGCCGCGACGGCAAGCTGGTCGTGACCCTGTGGGAGCAGAGCAAGGGCGAGTTCGGCACCGCGACGCCGGGGCTGCACCACCTGTCCTTCCAGGTCGACTCGATCGACGAGGTGCGGGCGGCGGAGGGCGTGCTGCGCGAGCTGTCGGCGCGGTTCGCCTACGACGGCGTGGTGCCGCACGCCGAGGGTGCCACGTCCGGCGGGATCTTCTTCACCGACCCGGACGGTATCCGGCTGGAGATCTACGCGCCGACCGGCGCGGAGGGTGCGCCGGCGCCCAGCGGCGCGGCACCTACCTGTGGTTTCTTCTGAGCGCAAGTGAGGACAGCATCCCTCTTTATTCGGGATGTACCGTCACTGCGCCGCCCCGGTCGCGACCGACATCCTTGTGCCCATGTTGAATCGGGGAGATCGCACCATCAGCCGGCGCGTGGTTCTGGGCGGGGCCGGTGGCGCCGCCGCTGGAGTCCTGCTGGGACCGGCCGGGATCGGGCACGCCGTGCCGCGCTCGGTCGATCAGGATCTGATCGGGCTGCGCCGCGACATCCACCGCCACCCGGAGCTCGCCGGTCAGGAGGTCCGCACGTCCGCCCTGGTCGCGCAGCAGTTGCGCGCGGCCGGGCTGGACGTCACCACCGGCGTCGGCGGGCACGGCGTGGTCGGTGTGCTCACCGGCGCGCGCCGGGGACGGACCGTCGCCTACCGCGCCGACATGGACGCCGTGTCGCCGCAGGAGCAGATCGAGGGCGGCACCACCACCGCCCACCTGTGCGGGCACGACCTGCACACCACCATCGGGGTGGGCATCGCGCGGACCCTGGCCCGGCAGCGCCGCCGGCTCGCCGGCCGGATCGTCTTCGTCTTCCAGCCCGGAGAGGAGTCGCTCGCCGGGGCCCGCGCGATGCTCGGCGACGGCGTGTTCGACGAGGTCCGCCCGGCGGAGATCCATGCTCTGCACTGCGGGCCGTTCCCGGTGGGGACGTTCGCCACCACGGCCGGGTTCGGCCTGCCCGGGCAGGACCGGGGCACCGTCACGCTGACCGGGCCGGACGCCGCGGCGAAGGCGGCCGCGCTGGCCGGGGACATCGCCGCGCTCGGCACGGTCGCCCGCCCGGTCACCTCCGCCGACCTGGAACACCTGGTCGGCGAGCTGGAGCGGCCGGGCACGCCGCTGTCCCGGTTCGTCTTCATGCAGGCCCAGCCGGCCGGGACCGGGGTGCGGTTCGCCTACCGGTGCTGGCCGCAGGACCGGCACGCCGAGGTGCGGGACGCGATCCGGCGGCTGGCTGCCTGGTACGGCGCGGACGCGGTCACCTTCCCGGCCGAGCCGTTCCCGGCGATGGTCTGCCCGCCGCGCGAGGGGCAGGCGCTCCACCGGTATCTGCGGCACACGGTCGGGGACAGCAGGACCCTGCCGACGTACGCCGCCGTCCCGTTCAGCGGCGAGGACTTCGCCCTCTTCCTGAACCGGATGCCCGGCACCTACACCTATCTCGGGGTCCGCCGCCCGCGCTCGGACATCAAGACCGGCTACCCGCACTTCGGCGCCTTCGACCCGGACGAGCGCGCCATCGGGATCGGCGTCCGCGCCATGGCCGGCTGGCTCACCCACCGCGGTCAGGGATAGCGCCGCCGGAAAGTGGTAGAAAGTCATGTGATCGATCCGCTGCGGCTGCTGCTTCGCGAGTCGCACCATGCCCGGCCCGAGGACCTCCCGGGGATGGCGATGCGCGCCGCCGGCCTGCTGGGCGTCTCCGCCATCGTCATCTACCTGGTCGACCACCAGCAGCACCACCTGACCCCGCTGCTGGGCGACTCGGCGCCACCGCGGGAGACGATCGCGGTGGACGGCACCCTGCCCGGCCGGGCATTCACCCAGGTCAGCCCGTACCGCGGGGGCGACGAGGGGGATGCCCGGCTGTGGCTGCCGCTGCTGGACGGCGCCGAGCGGCTGGGCGTCCTCGAGGTCGTGTCGGACGGCCCGCTGGACGACGCCATGATCGACCGGTGCGTCTCGGTGGCCTCGCTGCTCGGCGAGCTGGTGGTCACCCGGAACCTCTACAGCGACACGATCGAACGGAGCCGCCGGCGGGCACCGATGCAGCTGGCCGCGGAGATGCTGCGCGCGCAGCTGCCGCCGCTGACCTTCTCCACCGGGCACCTGATGATCAGCGGCGTGCTGGAGCCGTGCTACGACGTCGGCGGCGACGCCTTCGACTACGCGGTGAACGGCGACACCGCGCACCTGGCCCTGTTCGACGCGGTCGGGCACGGCTCGGCGGCCGGCATGCGCGCGGTCATCCTGGCCTCGCTGGCCCTGGCCGGTTACCGCAACGCCCGCCGCTCCGGGCTCGACCTGGTCGCCACCTACCACCACATCGACGCCTCGGTCCGCGCCTACGACCGGCCCGGGATGATCACCGCGGTGCTGGCCGAGCTCGATCAGCGCACCGGCGTGCTGCGGATCATCTCGGCCGGTCACCCCGGCGGCATCGTGCTGCGCGACGGCAAGGTCGTCAAGATCCTGCCGTCCCCCACGGCGCTGCCGATGACGCTGGGCAACCGGCGGCCGCCGATCGTGGTGGAGGAGGAGCTGGAGCCCGGGGACCGGCTGCTGCTCTACACCGACGGGATCATCGAGGCGCGCTCCGCCGACGGTGAGGCGTTCGGCCTCGACCGCCTGGTCGATTTCGCCGTCAAGGCCGCCGCCGACCAGCTCGCCCCGCCGGAGACCACCCGGCGGCTGGTGCACGCCATCCTCGCCCACCAGAACGACAGCCTGCAGGACGACGCCACCGTGCTGCTGGTGGAGTACCGCAACCCCGCTCCGGCCCGGTCGGACGCCGAGCAGCACACTCCCCCGGCCACCGATCTGCTCGCCGGCCCGGAGAGTTCGTAGCGCCGGCCTGTTTCGCTTCACCATCGAGACGCCGGGAACCAGACGGCCGTCCCGGGCGACTACCGCTGCGACGCCTCGGGACGCCGGTGCGTCGACTGCAACTCCCGGATGCCGGCGCGACCTTCGCGCGCCGCCGACACCTCGACGAGGACAGCCGATGGCCATCACCCCCGACATCACCGAGCCGGTTGCCGCCCCGCCCACGCCGGCTCGCGCGCCGCGACAGCAGTCCGCGTTCGGCGGCCTGCTGCTGCGGCTGCACTTCTACGCAGGACTCCTGGTCGCGCCGTTCCTGCTGGTCGCCGCCGCGACCGGGATCCTGTTCGCGGTCACCCCGCAGCTCGAGAAGGCCGTCTACAGCACCGAGCTCACGGTCGACAACCCCGGATCCGCGGCGTTGCCGCTGGCTGATCAGGTTGCCGCGGCCCGGGCCGCGCACCCTTCCGGAGACCTTCTCACGGTACGACCGGGGGCCGGCGACGCGACCACCCAGGTCGATTTCAGCGACCCCGCGTTGGACGCCGACCACCAGCACACGGTCTACGTCGACCCGTACACCGGCGAGGTCACCGGGCAGCTGACCACCTGGTGGACCGCCACCCCGCTCAACGAGTGGCTGGACAACCTGCACGCGAACCTGCACCTCGGCGAGACCGGCGCGCTCTACTCCGAGCTGGCGGCCAGCTGGCTCGGGGTGATCGCGCTCGGCGGGGTGTTCCTCTGGTGGCGGCGGCTGGCGGGCAACCGCCAGGCCCGCCGCCTGCTCGCCCCGGACCTGTCCGCGAAGAAGGGCGTGCGTCGCACCCGCGGCTGGCACGCCGCCACCGGCATGTGGCTCACCGTCGGCCTGCTCTTCCTGTCGGTGACCGGCCTGACCTGGTCCAACCACGCCGGTGCGAACTTCGACGACGTCATCGACTCGCTCGGCGCCAGCCGCCCGGCCGTCTCCACCGACCTGACCGGCGCCGCCTCGGCGGCCGGCGGCGGGCACCACGGCGGCATGACCACCGGCGGCGCCACGGAGGCCGCACCGGTGGACCCGGCCGCGATCACCACCGTCTACCAGAGCGCCCGCGACGCCGGCCTGACCGGCGCGGTCTCGATCGCCGTCCCGGCCGACGCGAACACCGCGTGGAGCGTCACCGGTAACGACAGCCTCTGGCCGGTCGGCCGGGACAGCGTCGCCATGGACTCGACCGGCCACATCGTCGAACGCGTCGACTTCGCCGACTGGCCGCTGCTCGCCAAGCTGACCCAGTGGGGCATCTACGCGCACATGGGCCAGCTGTTCGGCCTGGCCAACCAGATCGTGCTGGCCGCCCTCGCGTCCGGGCTGATCTGCGTGATCATCTGGGGCTACCGGATGTGGTGGCAGCGCCGCCCCACCCGCGCCGACCGTCGCGCTCCGGTCGGCGCCGCGCCGGCCCGTGGCAACTGGACCGGCCTGCCCGCCTGGTCCGTCGCCGTCGGCCTGCCCGCGATCTTCGCGGTCGGCTGGTTCCTGCCGCTGTTCGGCATCCCGCTGCTGGCGTTCCTGGCCGTCGACTTCCTGATCGCCACCTTCGGCAGCCGCAAGCGCCCCGCGATCCCGGTGTCACCGGCGCCGCTCGACCGCTGAGCGACCTGGTTCCCGGCCCCGGCCCCCATCTCGGCCTCGGCCGCACGGTCGGAGCCGGGAGGATCCGATGACGCGCACCGGCGCTATCCTGCGCCGGTGCGCCCCGCGATGATCGCCGAAGTCGCTCTGCCACCGACGAGCGGGATCATCCACGTCGCGGGGATCGGATGGCTGGCCACCCACCGGGCCGCACGGTCGGTGTCCGTCCTGGACGCCGGCCTGCGCGTCGTCACGCAGGTACCCATCCCGGTCGCGGCGCACCAGTTCGAAGCGAGTGTCAGCGAGCACCACCTGGCCGCCGTGACCCTCGACGAACTCGTCGTCTGCGACCGGCTCGGCCGGCCGCTGTGGCGGCGCGAGCACTCGATTCCCCGTGCGGGCCTGCCCTGCCGGCCGAACTGTCATCTCGACTCCCAGGGAAATCTGTGGGTCTATCTGCCGGCCGGCGACGAGTTGGTCACCTACGCCGCCGCGACGGGTGCCGAACTGGACCGCATCCGGCTGGCCTCCGAGGTGGGCGTGGCCTACTTCTTCCCGCATCCCGACGGCCGGCGGCTCGGACTGCACGTCGCGATGGGGCAGGACACTCCGCTGAGCCATCTGGCCTGGATGTCGGACGGCCGGATCCACGGGCGGGACGTGCCGGGTGCCTTCCTCAACGGCTTCACCTCCAGCGGCGACCGCTACCTGGCAACCCCGCACGCGGACGTGCCGGAGCTCGCGATCCGTGACCTGTCCACCGGCGCGGTGGTCGTCGCCTGTGATCCCGCCGAGATCGCCGGCTACCACAACGCCGGCGACTACCGCCTCGCGGACGATCCCGCGCTGGTCAACGACGACCTGGTCCTGGTGGCCGTCAACACCGACGGGTTCGCCACCGCCTTCCAGGATCACCTGCTGCTCTCCACCCGCAGTCTGCGCTGGCAGGCCGATGTCGACTACGGCGGCACCATGACACCCGAGACCTTCGCCGCGACCGACGGCCAGGGCCGCTGGGTCACCCGGGCTCCGGGCGGCGTCGCGCGGCTGTGGCAGCTTCCGGAACGCATCACCGATGACATCCCCGGACAACTCCAGCTCTGGTGACCCGCCTTCAGGCGAGCAGCACGGACCTGGTGAGCAGCCGGGGGCGGTCCGGGTCGAGGCCACGGTGCTCGGCCAGGGCGACGGCGAACCGCTGCGCCAGGACCAACTGGGCCAGCGGATCCAGGTCGTCCCGGTGGACGATCGCGCCCGCCGCCCGGGCCGTCTCGTCCAGGGACGGCGGCACGTCGCCGAGCGACCACACGAGACTGCGCGCGCCGGCCACCGCCACCGGCCCGTGCCGGAAGTCCATCGCCGGGTAGGACTCGGCGTGGGCCTGCGCCGCCTCGCGAACCTTCAGCGCCGCCTCATGAGCCAGCCCCACGGTCCAGCCGGTGCCGAGAAACACCAGGTGGTCGACCGCCTCCGGGTCCGCGGGCAGGCTTGCGGCCAGGGCCGCCGCACCGTCCGCGATCACCCCGTCAAGACTTTTCCCGTACGCCCTCCGCACCATCGCGAGCACCGAGGTCGGGAACCGGGTCTGCACCACGCTCCGCTCGTCCGCGAAATCGAGCAGCAGCCGCGCGTCGGTCAGGTCGTCCACCGGCTCGCCCCGCACGGCGGTCACCGCGATCCGCCGGGTCCCCGCCGGAATGCGGCGCAGCGCGTCCAGGACCTCGGTCGACGTCCCGGAGCGGGTGATCGCGACGACCCGGTCGTAGCGGCGGCGCGGCACGTACTCGGAGGCGCAGACCGCGTCGGTCTCCCCCAGCCCGGCGCCCTCCCGCAGCTCGGCGATGCTCTGCGCGACGAACCACGAGGTGCCGCAGCCGAGCACGAGCATCCGCTCGCCGGGTGCGGCCAGCTCGCGGTTCGCGGCCTCGGCGAGCGTCCCGGTCTGCCGCCAGGTCACGGGTTGGCTGAATACCTCGGTGAGCGTGCTGTTCATGCCTGGCGATTATGCTCGTTTGTGCGCGCTTCACAAGACTCGCTCAGGAAATGAACATCTGTGACTGAGCGTTTCGGCCGACTCGGAGGCGGCATCGGCGCGCGGAAACGGACTATATTGACTGCGCGTTTGATCACCAGTTCCGGGAAGGTCCCATGTCTCTGCGTCGCGCCGACCGCGTCTCGGCCATTCTCGAACGGCTCACCGGCGCCGGCACGGTCGACGCCGGCCAGCTCGCCGAGGAGTTCGCCGTCTCCCCCGCCACCATCCGCCGCGACCTGCAGACCCTGGAGGACCAGCGGCTGCTGTCCCGGACCCACGGCGGGGCGGTCGCCGTCGACGCGGCCTACGAGCTGCCGGTCCGCTACCGGATCGGCCAGCAGCGCGAGGAGAAGGCGCTGATCGCCAAGGCCACCGCGGAGCTGCTGCCCAAGGGCCCGCTCACCCTCGGCCTGACCGGCGGCACCACCACGCACCTGCTGTCCCGGCTGCTCGCCGAGCGGGTCGACCTGACCGTGGTGACCAACGCGCTGAACATCGCCGCCGAGCTGGCCCTGCGCCCCCGGCTGAAACTGGTGATGACCGGCGGGGTGTCCCGGACCCAGTCCTACGAGCTGGTCGGCCCGATCGCCGACCAGGCGCTGCAGGGGCTGAACATGGAGGTCGCCGTGGTCGGCGTGGACGGGATCAGCGCCCGCGGCGGCCTGACCACCCACGACGAGATCGAGGCGAACACCAACGCCACCATGATCCGCCGAGCCGACCGGGTGATCGTGGTCGCCGACGGCTCCAAGGTCGGCAAGGTGTGCCTGGCCGGCATCTGCCCGATCACCGGCGTCGCCACCCTGGTCACCGACACCACCGCCGACCCGGCCGGCGTCGAAGCCATCCGCCGGGCCGGCACCGAGGTGATCGTCGCCGGCGCCTGACTCAGCGCACCGGGTACCGCGGGCGGCCGGACGGGCGGTAGACCTGGGTCGTCACACCCTTGCTGTCGGTGCGCGACTCGACCAGGTCGAGCTGGATGTCGGGGCCGGTCGCCGGGAAGAGGCGGGTGCCCTGGCCGAGCACGACCGGGACGGTCAGCAGGATCATCTCGTCGACCAGGTCGTGCTCCAGCAGCCGGCGGACGAGCGTGCCGCTGCCGTGCACCTGCAGCTCGCCGCCCGGTTTGGCCTTGAGGTCGGCGACCGCGCCGGCCAGGTCGCCGGTCAGCACCGTGGTGTCCGGCCACGCCGGGTCGGTCAGGGTGGTCGTCGCCAGGTACTTCGGCCGGGTGTTCAGCGCCCGCCAGACCCGCTCCCAGCCCGGGAAGCTCTCGACCGGCATCGATCCCCAGGATCCGGCGAACAGCTCGTAGGTGCGGCGGCCGAACAGGAAGGCGTCGGCGCGCCGGTAGGTCTCGTTGAGGAACCCGGTGGTGTCGGCGTCGCCCCGGCCCAGCGCCCAGCCGCCGCGCAGGAAACCGTTCGCGCGGTCCTCCTCCGACGCGCCGCCGTTGCCCTGCACCACGCCGTCGACGGTGATCTGGGTGATGGTGGTCAGCTTCATGATCCTGGTTCCCGCCTCGCTCGGCGCCGCCCCTCGCGGGCGGCTTCATCCCTGCTACGAACCGCGCCGCCCCGATCCGACACCGCCTCCCGGAATTTCTGCCAGATGCTCACCTGAGCAGCCCCGAACCGTCAAACGTGCAGAATCTGCGCTTGACAGTGCGCGTTCGATCAGTTGGAATCTGGGCGCCCTGCGCCGCTGACGCGAGGCCGTGCCGGCTCCGGCCGTCACGCGGCTCCCTGTCCTCGGCTGGCTCTCATGGGTGCCTCGAGGGGCTCGAGGCACCCATGAGAGCCAGCCGAACTGCCGCGAGGGGCGCTCCGGGCCCGGGACCCCGCGCGGTCCCGGCTTTCGACCATGACATCCATCAGGACTTTCGCACCCTCGGAGGGATCACGTGCTGACGCCGACCGGAGACCTTGTCGCCACCGCCCGGGAGCGTGGTGGCGCGGTCTGCGCCTTCAACGTGATCACCGTGGAGCACGCCGAGGCGATCGTGACCGGGGCCGAGGACGCCGGCTGCCCGGTGATCCTGCAGATCAGCGAGAACGCGGTGCGTTTCCACCACGGGCGGCTCGCCCCGATCGCCGCCGCCGCGCGGGCCGTGGCGATGTCCGCCGGCGTGCCGGTCGCCCTGCACCTCGATCACGTCGTCTCGGCGGAGCTGCTGGAGCAGGCCGCGCCGAACGGGTTCGGCTCGGTGATGGTCGACGCGTCGCACCGGCCGTACCGGGAAAATGTGGCAGCGACCGCGAGCGCCGCAGCGGCCTGTCACGCGGCGGGCCTGTGGGTGGAGAGCGAGCTGGGCGAGGTCGGCGGCAAGGACGGCGCGCACGCGCCGGGGGTCCGGACCGACCCGGCGGAGGCCGCCGCCTTCGTGGCGGCGACCGGGATCGACGCGCTGGCGGTGGCGGTCGGCTCGTCGCACGCCATGCTGGACCGGACGGCGCGGCTGGACCAGGAGCTGATCGTGCGGTTGCGGCGGGCGGTGCCGGTGCCGCTGGTGCTGCACGGCTCATCAGGTGTGCCGGACGACGAGCTGACCGCCGCGGTGCACGGCGGCATGGTGAAGGTCAACATAGGGACGGCGCTGAACACCGCGTTCACCGGCGCCGTGCGGGCCACCCTGGACGACCGGCCGGAGCTGATCGACCCGCGGCGTTATCTGATCCCGGCGCGGACCGCGATGGCGGAAACTGTCACCGCGGCGCTGCGGCTGCTCGCCTGCCCGGCCCGGGTTTGACGGTCAGGAGTGCTCGCCGCGATCGTTGCG contains:
- a CDS encoding heavy metal translocating P-type ATPase — protein: MTLKVAPNQIELSIGGMTCASCAARIEKKLNRLDGVTATVNYATEKASISYADSVSTDDLIATVEKTGYTAALPPPPATGGTDPAEAAQPVDELRDARTRLWVSVVLSVPVVLLAMVPAWQFDYWQWLSLTLAAPVVVYGGLPFHRAAWTNLRHGAATMDTLVSLGTLAAFGWSVWALFFGTAGTPGMTHPFEFAIGRGDGTGAIYLEAAAGVTTFILAGRYFEARSKRRAGAALRALLELGAKDVTVLRDGAERRIPIAELAVGDRFLARPGEKIATDGVVEDGVSAVDASMLTGESVPVEVKPGDTVVGATVNAGGRLIVRATRIGADTQLAQMATLVEQAQTGKAPVQRLADRISGIFVPIVIALAAATLGWWVGTGSGWTAAFTAAVAVLIIACPCALGLATPTALLVGTGRGAQLGILIKGPQVLESTRAVDTVVLDKTGTVTTGRMTLVEVHPADGQDRDELLRLAGAVEAASEHPIAQAVARAAAEQAPLLPVTGFANLEGLGVTGTVDGREVLIGRPRLLRERGYPVPSDTEQAGLTSVTVGWDGQVRGVLTVADVVKPTSRAAIAALRDLGLTPVLLTGDNETVARAVAAEVGIDEVIAEVLPAGKVDVVKQLQDRGKVVAMVGDGVNDAAALAQADLGLAMGTGTDVAIEASDLTLVRGDLTAAVDAIRLSRRTLRIIKSNLFWAFAYNVAALPLAAAGLLNPMIAGAAMAFSSVFVVANSLRLRRFTSLS
- a CDS encoding heavy-metal-associated domain-containing protein is translated as MATQTYTVTGMTCSHCVTSVSTEIGQLPGVSAVQVDLPSGAVTVTSDQPLDQAAVAAAVDEAGYELAR
- a CDS encoding CGNR zinc finger domain-containing protein; the encoded protein is MQGDPRPLIGEPLALDLVNTRWIDAGGRQDLLTDVAGLTIWLTGAGLADRCAADEAALAAVRTARDALLDLVAGDGDASAANEVLARGRIRRRLAGGVPVDDLETDDPAWRPAWLAVDNYLELLRENPHRIRACANDQCILHFYDTTKNGARRWCSMTGCGNRAKAARHYGRSRQS
- a CDS encoding pyridoxamine 5'-phosphate oxidase family protein — translated: MSTAATYHRGEHAVQKRVGLDGPAGNAVRGIRDAVPAVAAEFLAEQPAVFLGAADRAGRIWSTMLTGEPGFLSAPRADLVVVRNRPEAPDPLAEALAGPARLGMIAIEPATRRRMRINGRSRPYRQGLAIEIEQVIANCPKYIQKRSPEAVAAGPARLVARGAALTDRQRAVVEAADTFFVSTAADDGAADTSHRGGRPGFVRVTSPTRLSWPDYLGNAMFLTLGNLELNPAAGLLFPDWSTGGLLHLSGTAAVDYSPDRAARVPGAQRLVDFTVTDVVEVTGGSPLRWSAPEPSRFNPPTSTEVHPR
- a CDS encoding VOC family protein codes for the protein MMQTGHLGLNVTDLSRSVDFYRRVFGFEVIRGEESFAFLGRDGKLVVTLWEQSKGEFGTATPGLHHLSFQVDSIDEVRAAEGVLRELSARFAYDGVVPHAEGATSGGIFFTDPDGIRLEIYAPTGAEGAPAPSGAAPTCGFF
- a CDS encoding M20 metallopeptidase family protein, translated to MLNRGDRTISRRVVLGGAGGAAAGVLLGPAGIGHAVPRSVDQDLIGLRRDIHRHPELAGQEVRTSALVAQQLRAAGLDVTTGVGGHGVVGVLTGARRGRTVAYRADMDAVSPQEQIEGGTTTAHLCGHDLHTTIGVGIARTLARQRRRLAGRIVFVFQPGEESLAGARAMLGDGVFDEVRPAEIHALHCGPFPVGTFATTAGFGLPGQDRGTVTLTGPDAAAKAAALAGDIAALGTVARPVTSADLEHLVGELERPGTPLSRFVFMQAQPAGTGVRFAYRCWPQDRHAEVRDAIRRLAAWYGADAVTFPAEPFPAMVCPPREGQALHRYLRHTVGDSRTLPTYAAVPFSGEDFALFLNRMPGTYTYLGVRRPRSDIKTGYPHFGAFDPDERAIGIGVRAMAGWLTHRGQG
- a CDS encoding PP2C family protein-serine/threonine phosphatase: MIDPLRLLLRESHHARPEDLPGMAMRAAGLLGVSAIVIYLVDHQQHHLTPLLGDSAPPRETIAVDGTLPGRAFTQVSPYRGGDEGDARLWLPLLDGAERLGVLEVVSDGPLDDAMIDRCVSVASLLGELVVTRNLYSDTIERSRRRAPMQLAAEMLRAQLPPLTFSTGHLMISGVLEPCYDVGGDAFDYAVNGDTAHLALFDAVGHGSAAGMRAVILASLALAGYRNARRSGLDLVATYHHIDASVRAYDRPGMITAVLAELDQRTGVLRIISAGHPGGIVLRDGKVVKILPSPTALPMTLGNRRPPIVVEEELEPGDRLLLYTDGIIEARSADGEAFGLDRLVDFAVKAAADQLAPPETTRRLVHAILAHQNDSLQDDATVLLVEYRNPAPARSDAEQHTPPATDLLAGPESS